A single window of Candidatus Deferrimicrobiaceae bacterium DNA harbors:
- a CDS encoding methyltransferase domain-containing protein, with protein MQKRLLDLLVCPEDRNPLQLMNPEYVSEEIKTGTLVCASCGNSFPVVHFIPRFVEKDNYAEIFGFQWKTFRTVQIDSVKSQGSLETFIKKTAFSEDFLRGKLVLDVGVGAGRYADIASRWGAEVVGIDLSTAVEAARLNLQSRPNVHLVQADLFRLPFREESFDVLYSIGVLHHTPITETAFRAIIPCLKKGGTIAIWLYERWTHSRRMSLSALAAVRKVTTRLPPTMLYCLSSLAIVLYYVYKIPFLRSFQRYLPISRNSNWKWRWLDTFDLYHPKYQWFHTYPEVHRWFRGDFADIQLLDEPLSMRATK; from the coding sequence GGTTGCTTGATCTTCTCGTCTGCCCCGAGGACAGAAACCCGCTGCAGCTCATGAACCCGGAGTACGTCTCCGAGGAAATCAAGACGGGAACGCTTGTGTGTGCTTCGTGTGGCAATAGTTTCCCGGTAGTTCATTTCATTCCCCGCTTCGTGGAGAAGGACAATTACGCTGAGATCTTTGGGTTCCAGTGGAAAACATTCCGGACGGTACAGATCGACAGCGTAAAGTCCCAGGGCTCTCTGGAAACGTTCATAAAAAAAACCGCGTTCAGCGAGGATTTCCTCCGGGGGAAGCTTGTCCTGGACGTCGGAGTGGGAGCGGGACGATATGCGGACATCGCTTCCCGATGGGGAGCGGAGGTTGTCGGGATCGACTTGAGTACCGCTGTGGAAGCGGCCCGGCTGAATCTGCAGAGCCGGCCGAACGTCCACCTGGTCCAGGCGGATCTTTTCCGCCTTCCTTTCCGGGAGGAGTCATTCGACGTTCTGTATTCCATCGGCGTCCTGCACCACACGCCGATTACGGAAACGGCGTTCCGGGCAATTATCCCTTGCCTGAAAAAGGGCGGGACCATCGCTATCTGGTTGTACGAACGGTGGACGCATAGCCGGCGCATGAGCCTGAGCGCGCTGGCGGCGGTTCGAAAGGTCACGACGCGACTCCCGCCGACAATGCTCTACTGCCTCTCCTCCCTGGCGATCGTCCTGTATTACGTATACAAGATTCCCTTCCTCCGGTCGTTTCAGAGATACCTCCCGATCAGCCGGAACAGCAACTGGAAATGGAGGTGGCTCGACACGTTCGATCTCTATCATCCCAAGTACCAGTGGTTCCACACATACCCAGAAGTGCATCGGTGGTTCCGCGGTGATTTCGCTGACATCCAACTGCTCGATGAGCCGCTGAGCATGCGGGCGACGAAATAG